In Arvicola amphibius chromosome 1, mArvAmp1.2, whole genome shotgun sequence, one DNA window encodes the following:
- the Uhrf1 gene encoding E3 ubiquitin-protein ligase UHRF1 isoform X1, which translates to MWIQVRTMDGKETRTVDSLSRLTKVQELRKKIAEMFHVEPQLQRLFYRGKQMEDGHTLFDYDVRLNDTIQLLVRQSLALPSSSKERDSELSDSDSGYGVGQSESDKSSTHGEGAAEGDDKTVWEDTELGLYKVDEYVDVRDNTLGAWFEAQVVQVQKRAPSQEEPCSSSASMTPEDDIMYHIKYDDYPESGVEVVKAKNVRARARTVIPWEDLEVGQVVMANYNVDYPRKRGFWYDVEICRKRQTRTARELYGNVMLLNDSQLNNCRLMFVDEVFKIELPNERSPLIGNPSQPPPPLRKTGKSGPSCQYCKDDENKLCRKCACHVCGGREAPEKQVLCDECDMAFHLYCLQPPLTSVPPEPEWYCPSCRTDSSEVVQAGEKLKQSKKKAKMASATSSSRRDWGKGMACVGRTRECTIVPANHFGPIPGVPVGTMWRFRVQVSESGVHRPHVAGIHGRSNDGAYSLVLAGGYEDDVDNGNSFTYTGSGGRDLSGNKRTAGQSSDQKLTNTNRALALNCNSKISENGAEAKDWRQGKPVRVVRNMKGGKHSKYAPAEGNRYDGIYKVVKYWPEKGKSGFLVWRYLLRRDDTEPGPWTREGKDRMRQLGLTMQYPEGYLEALASKEKSKKCRAKALEKESPSKTGLCKRKTTGQATNTRVSKKSKLEPFTLPVEQANLIKEDKSNAKLWDDVLSSLQGGPYQVFLSKVNEAFQCICCQELVFRPVTTVCLHNVCKDCLDRSFRAEVFSCPACRCDLDHSSPTRVNQPLQTILNQLFPGYGSGR; encoded by the exons ATGTGGATCCAGGTCCGAACCATGGATGGGAAGGAGACCCGCACCGTGGACTCCCTGTCTAGGTTGACCAAAGTGCAGGAGCTGAGAAAAAAGATTGCGGAGATGTTTCACGTGGAACCCCAACTGCAAAGACTCTTTTACAGGGGGAAACAG ATGGAGGACGGCCACACACTCTTTGATTATGACGTGCGCCTCAATGACACAATCCAGCTGCTGGTGCGCCAGAGTCTGGCACTGCCTTCCAGTTCGAAGGAACGGGATTCGGAGCTCTCAGACTCTGACTCTGGCTATGGTGTGGGTCAGAGCGAGTCCGACAAGTCGTCCACGCATGGCGAAGGGGCTGCTGAAGGGGATGACAAGACTGTGTGGGAGGACACAGAACTGGGGCTGTACAAG GTTGATGAGTACGTGGACGTGCGTGACAACACCTTGGGTGCATGGTTTGAGGCCCAGGTGGTCCAGGTGCAGAAGAGAGCCCCGTCCCAGGAGGAGCCCTGCAGCTCCAGTGCCAGCATGACTCCGGAGGATGACATCATGTACCATATCAAATATGATGA CTACCCAGAGAGTGGAGTGGAGGTCGTCAAAGCCAAGAATGTCCGTGCCCGTGCCCGCACTGTGATCCCGTGGGAGGACCTGGAGGTGGGCCAGGTGGTAATGGCCAACTACAATGTGGACTACCCCAGGAAGCGTGGCTTCTGGTATGACGTTGAGATCTGTAGGAAGCGGCAGACCAGGACGGCGCGGGAGCTGTATGGCAACGTCATGCTCTT AAACGATTCTCAGCTCAACAACTGCCGGCTCATGTTCGTGGATGAAGTCTTTAAGATTGAGCTCCCTAATGAGAGGAGCCCCTTAATTGGGAACCCCTCACAGC cccctcctcccctccgGAAAACAGGGAAGAGCGGCCCGTCCTGCCAGTACTGCAAGGACGACGAGAACAAACTGTGTCGCAAGTGTGCCTGCCACGTGTGCGGCGGGCGTGAGGCTCCTGAGAAGCAGGTGCTGTGTGATGAGTGTGACATGGCCTTCCACCTCTACTGTCTGCAGCCACCGCTTACTTCCGTCCCCCCTGAGCCTGAGTG GTACTGCCCCAGCTGCCGGACCGACTCCAGCGAGGTGGTGCAAGCAGGTGAGAAGCTGAAGCAAagcaagaagaaggcaaagatggCATCAGCTACGTCATCCTCCCGTCGGGACTGGGGCAAG GGCATGGCCTGTGTGGGCCGCACCAGAGAGTGTACCATCGTGCCCGCCAACCACTTCGGGCCCATCCCTGGCGTCCCTGTGGGCACCATGTGGCGCTTCAGAGTCCAG GTCAGTGAGTCTGGTGTGCATCGGCCGCATGTGGCTGGCATCCATGGGCGGAGTAATGACGGTGCTTACTCATTGGTGCTGGCTGGTGGCTACGAGGATGATGTG GACAACGGCAATTCCTTCACATACACAGGGAGCGGTGGCCGGGACCTCTCAGGCAACAAGCGTACGGCAGGACAGTCCTCTGACCAGAAGCTTACCAACACCAACAG GGCTCTGGCGCTAAACTGCAACTCCAAAATCAGTGAGAACGGGGCAGAGGCCAAGGACTGGCGCCAGGGGAAGCCAGTGCGTGTCGTCCGCAACATGAAGGGTGGGAAACACAGCAAGTACGCGCCCGCAGAGGGCAACCGCTACGACGGCATCTACAAG GTGGTGAAGTACTGGCCAGAAAAGGGCAAATCTGGCTTCCTTGTGTGGCGCTACCTCCTGCGACGGGATGACACGGAGCCTGGGCCCTGGACCCGGGAGGGCAAGGACCGCATGCGGCAGCTGGGGCTCACTATGCAG TACCCCGAAGGCTACTTGGAGGCCTTGGCTAGCAAAGAGAAGAGTAAGAAGTGCCGAGCCAAGGCCTTGGAGAAGGAATCGCCCTCTAAGACAGGCTTGTGCAAGCGGAAAACCACAG GACAGGCCACTAATACACGTGTCTCCAAGAAGAGCAAACTGGAGCCCTTCACGCTCCCTGTGGAGCAGGCCAACCTCATCAAGGAGGACAAGAGCAATGCCAAGCTGTGGGATGATGTGCTGAGCTCGCTTCAGGGTGGGCCG TACCAGGTCTTTCTGAGCAAGGTGAATGAGGCTTTCCAGTGCATCTGCTGCCAGGAGCTGGTGTTCCGGCCTGTCACCACCGTGTGTCTGCACAATGTCTGCAAG GACTGCCTGGACAGGTCCTTCCGGGCCGAGGTGTTCAGCTGCCCAGCCTGTCGCTGCGACCTGGACCACAGCTCCCCAACCCGGGTGAATCAGCCTTTGCAGACCATTCTCAACCAGCTCTTTCCTGGCTACGGCAGCGGCCGGTGA
- the Uhrf1 gene encoding E3 ubiquitin-protein ligase UHRF1 isoform X2 — MWIQVRTMDGKETRTVDSLSRLTKVQELRKKIAEMFHVEPQLQRLFYRGKQMEDGHTLFDYDVRLNDTIQLLVRQSLALPSSSKERDSELSDSDSGYGVGQSESDKSSTHGEGAAEGDDKTVWEDTELGLYKVDEYVDVRDNTLGAWFEAQVVQVQKRAPSQEEPCSSSASMTPEDDIMYHIKYDDYPESGVEVVKAKNVRARARTVIPWEDLEVGQVVMANYNVDYPRKRGFWYDVEICRKRQTRTARELYGNVMLLNDSQLNNCRLMFVDEVFKIELPNERSPLIGNPSQRKSGPSCQYCKDDENKLCRKCACHVCGGREAPEKQVLCDECDMAFHLYCLQPPLTSVPPEPEWYCPSCRTDSSEVVQAGEKLKQSKKKAKMASATSSSRRDWGKGMACVGRTRECTIVPANHFGPIPGVPVGTMWRFRVQVSESGVHRPHVAGIHGRSNDGAYSLVLAGGYEDDVDNGNSFTYTGSGGRDLSGNKRTAGQSSDQKLTNTNRALALNCNSKISENGAEAKDWRQGKPVRVVRNMKGGKHSKYAPAEGNRYDGIYKVVKYWPEKGKSGFLVWRYLLRRDDTEPGPWTREGKDRMRQLGLTMQYPEGYLEALASKEKSKKCRAKALEKESPSKTGLCKRKTTGQATNTRVSKKSKLEPFTLPVEQANLIKEDKSNAKLWDDVLSSLQGGPYQVFLSKVNEAFQCICCQELVFRPVTTVCLHNVCKDCLDRSFRAEVFSCPACRCDLDHSSPTRVNQPLQTILNQLFPGYGSGR, encoded by the exons ATGTGGATCCAGGTCCGAACCATGGATGGGAAGGAGACCCGCACCGTGGACTCCCTGTCTAGGTTGACCAAAGTGCAGGAGCTGAGAAAAAAGATTGCGGAGATGTTTCACGTGGAACCCCAACTGCAAAGACTCTTTTACAGGGGGAAACAG ATGGAGGACGGCCACACACTCTTTGATTATGACGTGCGCCTCAATGACACAATCCAGCTGCTGGTGCGCCAGAGTCTGGCACTGCCTTCCAGTTCGAAGGAACGGGATTCGGAGCTCTCAGACTCTGACTCTGGCTATGGTGTGGGTCAGAGCGAGTCCGACAAGTCGTCCACGCATGGCGAAGGGGCTGCTGAAGGGGATGACAAGACTGTGTGGGAGGACACAGAACTGGGGCTGTACAAG GTTGATGAGTACGTGGACGTGCGTGACAACACCTTGGGTGCATGGTTTGAGGCCCAGGTGGTCCAGGTGCAGAAGAGAGCCCCGTCCCAGGAGGAGCCCTGCAGCTCCAGTGCCAGCATGACTCCGGAGGATGACATCATGTACCATATCAAATATGATGA CTACCCAGAGAGTGGAGTGGAGGTCGTCAAAGCCAAGAATGTCCGTGCCCGTGCCCGCACTGTGATCCCGTGGGAGGACCTGGAGGTGGGCCAGGTGGTAATGGCCAACTACAATGTGGACTACCCCAGGAAGCGTGGCTTCTGGTATGACGTTGAGATCTGTAGGAAGCGGCAGACCAGGACGGCGCGGGAGCTGTATGGCAACGTCATGCTCTT AAACGATTCTCAGCTCAACAACTGCCGGCTCATGTTCGTGGATGAAGTCTTTAAGATTGAGCTCCCTAATGAGAGGAGCCCCTTAATTGGGAACCCCTCACAGC GGAAGAGCGGCCCGTCCTGCCAGTACTGCAAGGACGACGAGAACAAACTGTGTCGCAAGTGTGCCTGCCACGTGTGCGGCGGGCGTGAGGCTCCTGAGAAGCAGGTGCTGTGTGATGAGTGTGACATGGCCTTCCACCTCTACTGTCTGCAGCCACCGCTTACTTCCGTCCCCCCTGAGCCTGAGTG GTACTGCCCCAGCTGCCGGACCGACTCCAGCGAGGTGGTGCAAGCAGGTGAGAAGCTGAAGCAAagcaagaagaaggcaaagatggCATCAGCTACGTCATCCTCCCGTCGGGACTGGGGCAAG GGCATGGCCTGTGTGGGCCGCACCAGAGAGTGTACCATCGTGCCCGCCAACCACTTCGGGCCCATCCCTGGCGTCCCTGTGGGCACCATGTGGCGCTTCAGAGTCCAG GTCAGTGAGTCTGGTGTGCATCGGCCGCATGTGGCTGGCATCCATGGGCGGAGTAATGACGGTGCTTACTCATTGGTGCTGGCTGGTGGCTACGAGGATGATGTG GACAACGGCAATTCCTTCACATACACAGGGAGCGGTGGCCGGGACCTCTCAGGCAACAAGCGTACGGCAGGACAGTCCTCTGACCAGAAGCTTACCAACACCAACAG GGCTCTGGCGCTAAACTGCAACTCCAAAATCAGTGAGAACGGGGCAGAGGCCAAGGACTGGCGCCAGGGGAAGCCAGTGCGTGTCGTCCGCAACATGAAGGGTGGGAAACACAGCAAGTACGCGCCCGCAGAGGGCAACCGCTACGACGGCATCTACAAG GTGGTGAAGTACTGGCCAGAAAAGGGCAAATCTGGCTTCCTTGTGTGGCGCTACCTCCTGCGACGGGATGACACGGAGCCTGGGCCCTGGACCCGGGAGGGCAAGGACCGCATGCGGCAGCTGGGGCTCACTATGCAG TACCCCGAAGGCTACTTGGAGGCCTTGGCTAGCAAAGAGAAGAGTAAGAAGTGCCGAGCCAAGGCCTTGGAGAAGGAATCGCCCTCTAAGACAGGCTTGTGCAAGCGGAAAACCACAG GACAGGCCACTAATACACGTGTCTCCAAGAAGAGCAAACTGGAGCCCTTCACGCTCCCTGTGGAGCAGGCCAACCTCATCAAGGAGGACAAGAGCAATGCCAAGCTGTGGGATGATGTGCTGAGCTCGCTTCAGGGTGGGCCG TACCAGGTCTTTCTGAGCAAGGTGAATGAGGCTTTCCAGTGCATCTGCTGCCAGGAGCTGGTGTTCCGGCCTGTCACCACCGTGTGTCTGCACAATGTCTGCAAG GACTGCCTGGACAGGTCCTTCCGGGCCGAGGTGTTCAGCTGCCCAGCCTGTCGCTGCGACCTGGACCACAGCTCCCCAACCCGGGTGAATCAGCCTTTGCAGACCATTCTCAACCAGCTCTTTCCTGGCTACGGCAGCGGCCGGTGA